From a region of the Paenibacillus sp. R14(2021) genome:
- a CDS encoding spore germination protein: MPEVHHAEEEENPKLSSDIEHNESVFKRIFENSSDIVYRQVRVSGETQWLVIYLSSLVDERLIDDHILKPLLSRSAHHPEWMAENAEALDDGIISLGTSATTSVVTDLARHILNGYAIVLARAGSDAVMVKVSGKEKRALEEPSSEPVIRGPRDGFIENIMTNIGMLRGRLKTSRLKMEAITLGELSQTDVVITYIAGIVSESLVEEVRERVKRIEIDGILDSGYIEEFIEDLPYSPFPQVHSTERPDVVAAELLEGKVAILVDNTPFVLIVPMTFWTGLQASEDYYIRWPIATFVRWIRFLFIFIAIFAPPLYVAVTTFHQEMIPTNLVLSITASREAVPFPALVEALLMEIIFEALREAGIRLPKQIGQAISIVGALVIGQAAVQAGIISAPVVIIVSITGIAAFTIPRYSFANGIRLLRFPILFLAGMLGLYGIVLGFLGILLHVASLRSFGVPYFTPLAPLNAISLKDVLLRVPMWDKTRRPQTTGANDPIREANDLKPSPNQGKRPAGSN, from the coding sequence ATGCCCGAGGTTCATCATGCTGAAGAAGAAGAGAACCCTAAGTTAAGTTCGGATATTGAGCATAATGAGTCGGTGTTTAAGCGTATTTTCGAGAACAGTTCCGATATCGTCTATCGTCAAGTAAGGGTCTCGGGTGAAACCCAGTGGCTGGTTATATACCTCTCGAGTCTGGTCGACGAGAGGCTGATCGACGATCATATCTTGAAGCCGCTGCTGTCGAGAAGCGCTCATCATCCCGAATGGATGGCTGAGAATGCGGAAGCGCTCGATGACGGGATCATTTCCTTGGGAACGTCGGCAACGACATCGGTGGTCACCGACCTGGCTCGCCACATCTTAAACGGCTACGCGATCGTTCTTGCGAGAGCGGGCAGCGATGCGGTGATGGTTAAGGTGAGCGGCAAGGAGAAGCGGGCACTGGAGGAGCCATCCTCCGAGCCCGTCATTCGCGGGCCTAGAGACGGATTTATCGAGAACATTATGACGAATATAGGGATGCTGCGCGGCAGGCTTAAGACATCCAGGCTTAAGATGGAAGCCATCACGCTTGGGGAGCTGTCTCAAACCGATGTCGTCATCACCTATATCGCCGGGATCGTATCCGAATCGTTAGTCGAAGAAGTGCGAGAAAGGGTCAAACGGATTGAAATCGACGGTATTCTCGATTCAGGTTATATAGAGGAATTCATCGAGGATTTACCATATTCTCCCTTTCCGCAGGTACATAGCACGGAACGCCCTGATGTCGTAGCAGCGGAATTATTGGAAGGTAAAGTAGCTATTCTTGTCGATAATACCCCCTTTGTATTAATTGTTCCCATGACGTTCTGGACGGGACTGCAGGCAAGCGAGGATTACTATATTCGCTGGCCCATCGCGACTTTCGTGCGGTGGATTCGCTTCCTGTTCATCTTTATCGCGATATTCGCACCTCCCCTCTATGTGGCGGTGACGACCTTCCATCAGGAAATGATTCCGACGAATCTCGTGCTGAGCATTACGGCCTCGAGGGAGGCTGTTCCTTTTCCGGCTCTCGTCGAAGCTTTATTGATGGAAATCATCTTCGAAGCATTGCGCGAAGCCGGAATTCGGCTGCCCAAACAAATCGGGCAAGCGATCAGCATCGTAGGGGCATTGGTCATCGGCCAAGCGGCTGTACAGGCGGGAATTATATCGGCCCCGGTCGTCATTATCGTATCGATCACGGGCATCGCGGCGTTTACAATTCCGCGGTACAGCTTTGCCAACGGCATCCGGCTGCTGCGCTTTCCGATTCTATTCTTGGCCGGCATGCTCGGACTTTATGGCATTGTTCTTGGATTTCTCGGCATTCTGCTGCATGTCGCGAGCTTGCGTTCATTCGGCGTTCCTTATTTTACGCCTTTAGCTCCACTTAACGCCATAAGCTTGAAGGATGTTCTCCTTCGTGTACCGATGTGGGACAAGACGCGTCGTCCGCAGACGACTGGGGCTAATGATCCCATCCGTGAAGCGAATGATCTGAAGCCAAGTCCAAACCAAGGGAAGCGGCCTGCAGGAAGCAATTAG
- a CDS encoding 5-oxoprolinase subunit PxpA yields the protein MRTGLDLNCDMGESFGIYRYGADQEMMPLITSANIACGFHGGDARVMRETAALARAYGVRVGAHIGLPDREGFGRRFMQMSPNEVYEISLYQLGALEAFLRVEGMTMAHVKLHGALYMMAAGDKELSDAFAEAVHAFNPLLSVYTLPGCETVTSASRLGLNVVYEYFADRPYTSGKVKMFGWTPEEIGSPTEIAARVAVMLEDPAYADIGTICVHSDTNGAPAIMGAIRDRVTQEAL from the coding sequence GTGAGAACGGGCTTGGATTTGAATTGCGATATGGGAGAGAGCTTCGGCATTTATCGGTACGGGGCTGACCAAGAGATGATGCCGCTGATCACTTCAGCCAATATCGCGTGCGGCTTCCACGGCGGCGACGCCCGCGTGATGCGCGAGACCGCAGCGCTTGCTCGAGCTTACGGCGTTCGCGTCGGCGCGCATATCGGACTGCCCGATCGGGAAGGCTTCGGGCGCAGGTTCATGCAGATGTCGCCGAATGAAGTCTATGAAATCTCCCTCTATCAGCTTGGCGCGCTGGAGGCATTTCTTCGCGTGGAAGGCATGACGATGGCGCATGTGAAGCTTCACGGCGCGCTCTATATGATGGCGGCTGGCGACAAGGAACTATCCGATGCGTTCGCCGAAGCGGTCCATGCCTTTAATCCGCTGCTCAGCGTCTATACGCTGCCTGGATGCGAGACGGTTACGAGCGCGTCGCGTCTTGGGCTAAACGTCGTATACGAATATTTCGCAGACCGCCCTTACACGTCCGGCAAGGTGAAGATGTTCGGCTGGACGCCTGAAGAGATCGGATCGCCTACAGAAATCGCGGCGCGAGTCGCCGTCATGCTGGAGGACCCGGCTTATGCCGACATCGGCACGATCTGTGTACACAGCGATACTAACGGAGCGCCTGCCATTATGGGCGCGATCCGGGATCGAGTCACGCAGGAAGCTTTATAA
- a CDS encoding sensor histidine kinase has protein sequence MTTIEKEMNHVAQYLFIQKERYGEKLQYRIDYDPVLANKTIPKIILQPIVENAIYHGLREKEGHGLLEISCGYTDGGSVMFVVKDDGVGFDPDVLKRGGGTEHETSLPKLGGVGINNVDDRLKLYFGQAYGVALQSKPGEGTTVMIVIP, from the coding sequence ATGACGACGATTGAGAAGGAAATGAATCATGTTGCGCAATACTTGTTCATTCAGAAGGAGCGATACGGGGAGAAGCTCCAGTACCGTATTGATTATGACCCGGTATTGGCCAACAAGACGATTCCCAAAATCATTTTGCAGCCGATCGTTGAGAATGCGATTTATCACGGTTTACGGGAGAAGGAAGGGCATGGCTTGCTGGAAATTTCCTGCGGCTATACCGATGGCGGCAGTGTCATGTTCGTCGTGAAGGACGACGGCGTTGGCTTCGATCCGGACGTGCTGAAGAGGGGGGGAGGCACCGAGCACGAGACATCCCTGCCCAAGCTCGGGGGTGTCGGCATTAACAACGTGGATGATCGCCTAAAGCTGTATTTTGGCCAAGCATACGGCGTAGCTCTGCAGTCCAAGCCAGGCGAAGGAACAACGGTCATGATCGTGATTCCGTAA
- a CDS encoding amidase, translated as MSAFTYKEATITSFHDALKANAITGGQLMAWYLDRIEAYNNQGPRIQAIVTVNPRAMEEAKELDAYFDETGELKGPLHGVPVLVKDQAETAGIVTTFGSKAFEAYVPDQDATIIKQLREAGAIILAKTSMCDFAAGWFSFSSMTDHTKNPYDLERESGGSSAGTSAGIAANFGLIGIGEDTGGSIRLPSSFNNLFGLRPTTGLISRNGFSPLVHFQDTPGPITRSVKDAAKLMDVLVGFDEKDTFTAATAYTLDAGGYEAALEGAHMQQYRIGVLSNAFGPDSDPDCVPVNDQVRATVAWLKESGVEVVEDLSIPDIGQWIADTSLYITQSKKDINQFLSKRPKVPVKSFKEIYDGQLFHPMNDLFHDINGGPDDPENDESYYQKRVRQEEFRRMIVHIMLEHNVDFLLYPTVRVLPPKREELYAQKWTCLTFPTNTVIASQSGLPSMSVPAGFAAHLPVGFELVGKPFAEAQLLRFAHAYEQQASPRREPSL; from the coding sequence ATGAGCGCTTTTACGTATAAGGAAGCCACTATAACTTCGTTCCATGACGCATTGAAGGCCAATGCAATCACGGGCGGTCAATTAATGGCGTGGTACTTAGATCGCATAGAAGCTTACAACAATCAAGGGCCGCGTATCCAAGCAATCGTAACGGTAAATCCGCGTGCGATGGAGGAAGCGAAGGAACTGGATGCGTATTTCGACGAGACAGGAGAGCTGAAGGGACCGCTGCACGGCGTGCCCGTACTGGTCAAGGACCAAGCGGAGACGGCAGGCATCGTAACGACGTTTGGCTCCAAGGCATTCGAAGCGTACGTGCCGGACCAAGATGCGACGATTATCAAGCAGCTTCGCGAAGCAGGCGCGATCATCCTGGCGAAGACCAGCATGTGCGATTTTGCAGCGGGTTGGTTCTCCTTCTCCTCGATGACGGATCATACGAAGAACCCTTATGATTTAGAGCGGGAATCCGGCGGTTCGAGCGCGGGAACCAGTGCAGGCATTGCCGCGAATTTCGGTTTAATCGGCATCGGCGAGGATACAGGCGGCTCCATTCGTCTGCCCTCGTCCTTCAACAACTTATTCGGCCTACGCCCCACGACGGGCTTAATCAGCCGCAACGGGTTCTCTCCGCTTGTTCATTTCCAGGATACGCCGGGCCCAATCACGCGTTCGGTCAAGGACGCGGCGAAGCTGATGGATGTCCTGGTAGGCTTCGACGAGAAAGATACGTTCACGGCCGCGACGGCTTACACCTTGGATGCCGGCGGTTACGAAGCCGCGCTTGAAGGCGCTCATATGCAGCAGTACCGCATCGGGGTCCTATCGAATGCGTTCGGACCTGACAGTGATCCGGACTGCGTGCCGGTGAACGACCAGGTCAGGGCGACCGTTGCATGGCTGAAGGAAAGCGGAGTCGAAGTTGTTGAAGACTTAAGCATTCCGGACATCGGCCAATGGATTGCGGATACGTCGCTCTATATTACGCAGTCGAAGAAAGATATTAACCAGTTCCTGTCGAAGCGCCCTAAGGTGCCGGTCAAGAGCTTCAAGGAAATTTACGATGGACAGCTGTTCCATCCTATGAACGATCTGTTCCACGACATTAACGGAGGACCAGATGATCCGGAGAATGACGAGTCCTATTATCAGAAGCGGGTTCGGCAGGAGGAGTTCCGCCGTATGATCGTTCATATTATGCTGGAGCATAACGTGGACTTCCTGCTCTATCCGACTGTACGGGTGCTGCCGCCGAAGCGCGAAGAATTGTACGCCCAGAAGTGGACCTGTCTGACATTCCCGACGAATACGGTCATTGCTTCGCAGTCTGGACTGCCGTCGATGTCCGTGCCTGCCGGATTCGCTGCTCATCTCCCCGTAGGCTTCGAGTTGGTCGGCAAGCCGTTCGCGGAAGCGCAGCTTCTCCGTTTCGCCCACGCGTACGAGCAGCAGGCATCGCCAAGACGAGAACCGTCGCTGTGA
- a CDS encoding cytochrome c biogenesis CcdA family protein has product MFGIFQIGAVKLLFMQREKKLNLAMNGKKGFAAAFLLGFTFSFGWSPCIGPILAAVLSL; this is encoded by the coding sequence GTGTTCGGGATTTTTCAAATAGGAGCGGTGAAGCTGCTCTTCATGCAGCGCGAGAAGAAATTGAACCTTGCGATGAACGGGAAGAAAGGTTTTGCGGCAGCCTTCCTGCTCGGCTTCACGTTCAGCTTCGGCTGGTCGCCTTGTATCGGCCCGATACTAGCGGCCGTGCTTAGTCTGTAG
- a CDS encoding cytosine permease: MTQSTTDDLEQFESEYEHTVVPKHKRKSLLSVTSIWVGFPMIITGAVTGATLVHGLGFARGILAMVLGNVLLFAYVGLLSMLGAKDGNNFSLQASRTFGRRGYMVSSALLSTLVIGWFAVQTGLTGVSMSSAFGVNTVFIVVLAGVLYVLLTLLGIKALSIIGMISAPIFLILGLYSAVEAVGNGNAVMSYAGHSDSPIAFWVAVTLVFALFADSGTMTSDFTRWAKNSKHAAIATFAAFPVANLIAMLIGGVIAAATLTGSGDVFGVIVEKGGVLTWIAVVFLFINLGSVCSHCLYNGAVGWSYITGTKMRTMTIILGIIGIVAAALGIWNYFINWLNLLGVIVPPIGTIIIMDQLVTRKSSTAIDADIRYQPFLAWGIGSAAALIANYQFPSMSTAITGMLVSAVTYGLISLLSKKTSVVASQSVTARR, translated from the coding sequence ATGACGCAATCAACAACAGACGATCTAGAGCAATTCGAAAGCGAATATGAGCATACGGTGGTTCCTAAGCACAAACGTAAGTCGCTGCTGTCCGTCACGTCCATTTGGGTAGGATTCCCGATGATCATTACCGGTGCGGTTACCGGCGCGACGCTCGTACACGGGCTAGGCTTTGCGCGCGGCATCCTGGCCATGGTGCTCGGCAACGTGCTGTTGTTCGCGTATGTGGGACTGCTCAGCATGCTGGGAGCGAAAGATGGGAACAACTTTTCATTGCAGGCTTCGAGAACATTCGGGCGTAGAGGGTACATGGTTTCTTCCGCGCTTCTCTCGACGCTCGTCATTGGGTGGTTTGCCGTGCAGACGGGTTTAACGGGGGTTAGCATGAGTAGTGCCTTTGGCGTAAATACGGTATTCATCGTGGTACTGGCTGGCGTTCTATATGTCCTGCTTACGCTGCTTGGCATCAAGGCATTGTCCATTATTGGCATGATATCGGCGCCAATCTTCCTTATTCTAGGGCTGTACTCGGCTGTGGAGGCCGTGGGGAACGGAAACGCAGTTATGAGCTATGCCGGTCATTCAGATTCACCGATCGCATTCTGGGTTGCGGTCACGCTCGTATTCGCTTTGTTTGCCGATTCAGGTACGATGACGTCGGACTTTACCCGATGGGCAAAGAACAGCAAGCACGCGGCAATCGCGACCTTCGCGGCATTCCCTGTAGCTAACCTGATCGCCATGCTGATCGGCGGCGTCATCGCAGCGGCCACGCTCACTGGGTCGGGCGATGTGTTCGGCGTCATCGTGGAGAAAGGCGGCGTGCTGACATGGATCGCGGTCGTGTTCCTGTTCATCAATCTCGGATCGGTATGCTCGCACTGTTTGTATAACGGTGCCGTTGGCTGGTCGTATATTACAGGTACCAAAATGCGAACGATGACGATCATCCTCGGGATCATCGGGATCGTTGCCGCCGCGCTCGGAATTTGGAATTACTTCATTAATTGGCTGAATCTCCTCGGCGTCATTGTGCCGCCTATCGGTACTATTATCATTATGGATCAGCTGGTTACGCGCAAGTCGTCGACTGCCATCGACGCTGACATCCGTTACCAGCCTTTCCTTGCATGGGGAATCGGCTCCGCAGCCGCGCTTATCGCTAACTATCAGTTCCCTAGCATGTCTACCGCAATTACCGGCATGCTCGTATCCGCCGTTACGTACGGTTTGATATCCTTGCTATCCAAAAAGACGTCCGTCGTTGCTTCGCAATCGGTCACAGCGAGAAGATAA
- a CDS encoding GntR family transcriptional regulator — protein sequence MRELIEVSSVNYEVYDRLRQRIALGIIPPGKKISIRTLAESFGVSTMPVREALRKLQAEGFITFERRSVTVNELSAEEVQQVFTIRLRLEQLAAEWSLERATPDDIGVLEDVLETMANPKIDVKEWRMLNKLFHLRFYQCSGSSHLLELIKNVWDKVEPYMTIYSSTVEDFQEAQVQHSEMLAIIRQRDLPLLLEKIADHLNYTCEVVTKALANKP from the coding sequence ATGAGAGAATTGATTGAAGTGTCTTCGGTAAATTACGAGGTGTACGACCGGTTGAGACAGCGCATCGCGCTTGGCATAATTCCTCCTGGGAAGAAGATCTCGATTCGCACCTTAGCGGAGTCCTTCGGCGTAAGTACGATGCCGGTGCGCGAGGCGCTGCGTAAGCTTCAAGCCGAAGGCTTCATTACCTTCGAACGTCGCAGCGTGACGGTCAACGAGCTTTCAGCGGAAGAAGTCCAGCAAGTATTCACCATTCGGCTGCGATTGGAGCAGCTCGCCGCGGAGTGGTCCCTTGAGCGCGCGACGCCCGATGACATCGGCGTGCTGGAAGATGTTTTGGAAACGATGGCGAATCCGAAGATCGACGTGAAGGAATGGCGCATGCTGAACAAGCTGTTTCATCTTCGCTTTTATCAATGCTCGGGGTCCTCGCATCTGCTGGAGTTGATCAAGAACGTGTGGGATAAGGTGGAGCCGTATATGACGATTTATTCGTCCACGGTAGAGGATTTTCAAGAAGCGCAGGTGCAGCACAGCGAGATGCTGGCGATCATCCGCCAGCGCGACCTTCCGCTGCTCTTGGAGAAAATTGCTGACCACTTGAACTATACCTGCGAGGTGGTTACAAAGGCGCTTGCGAATAAACCCTAA